One window of the Salvia splendens isolate huo1 chromosome 1, SspV2, whole genome shotgun sequence genome contains the following:
- the LOC121802021 gene encoding protein indeterminate-domain 12-like: MFPMAIPNSIENGSRTRVNHDIGTLNSMLPNSTTIAAPAPTPPQVKPKKKRNLPGNPDPDAEVIALSPKTLMTANRFVCEICNKGFQRDQNLQLHRRGHNLPWKLKQRSTKEARKRAYVCPEPSCLHHHPSRALGDLTGIKKHYCRKHGEKKWKCEKCSKIYAVQSDWKAHSKTCGTREYRCDCGTLFSRKDSFITHRAFCDALAEESARLSAVTNSILAPNPDFPPPPAPGPAATQPYLFTPGHHRHFGQPWGPQPHQNPNPMNLSHAEQHLAPQLYQGMRSVAAAAVGPSSSMVWQRGGGGSDVLTRDFLGLTGGGGREELLPLVKLSAFERDHSYVMRQHGFGFGGWGNC; the protein is encoded by the exons ATGTTTCCGATGGCGATTCCGAATTCAATCGAAAACGGCAGTCGTACTAGGGTTAATCACGATATCGGCACCTTAAATTCAATGCTGCCGAATTCCACCACCATCGCCGCTCCCGCCCCCACCCCCCCTCAGGTCAAGCCCAAGAAGAAGAGAAACCTACCCGGAAACCCCG ATCCGGACGCGGAGGTGATCGCGCTGTCGCCCAAAACCCTAATGACGGCGAACAGGTTCGTGTGCGAGATCTGCAACAAGGGTTTCCAGAGGGATCAGAACCTTCAGCTGCACAGGAGGGGCCACAATCTGCCGTGGAAGCTGAAGCAGCGGAGCACGAAGGAGGCTCGCAAGAGGGCGTATGTCTGCCCGGAGCCTTCgtgcctccaccaccacccgtCCCGTGCGCTGGGGGACCTCACGGGGATCAAGAAGCACTACTGCCGGAAGCACGGCGAGAAGAAATGGAAATGCGAGAAGTGCTCGAAGATCTACGCCGTGCAGTCGGATTGGAAAGCTCACTCCAAGACCTGCGGGACCCGAGAGTATCGATGCGACTGTGGAACCCTTTTCTCCAG GAAGGATAGCTTCATCACCCACAGGGCATTTTGTGATGCATTGGCTGAAGAAAGTGCAAGGCTCTCTGCTGTCACAAACTCAATCTTGGCTCCAAACCCTGATTTCCCCCCGCCCCCGGCCCCCGGCCCTGCCGCCACCCAGCCATACCTCTTCACCCCGGGCCACCACCGCCATTTCGGGCAGCCGTGGGGGCCTCAGCCCCACCAAAACCCCAACCCCATGAATCTCTCCCATGCTGAGCAACACCTAGCACCCCAACTCTACCAAGGCATGAGGAGTGTGGCGGCGGCCGCGGTGGGGCCCTCCTCCAGCATGGTGTGGCAGaggggcggcggcggcagcgacGTGCTGACCAGGGACTTCCTCGGCCTCACGGGCGGCGGAGGTAGGGAGGAGCTGCTGCCGCTGGTGAAGCTGTCGGCGTTTGAGAGGGATCACAGCTATGTGATGAGGCAGCATGGCTTTGGGTTCGGTGGGTGGGGAAATTGCTAG